In Fragaria vesca subsp. vesca linkage group LG5, FraVesHawaii_1.0, whole genome shotgun sequence, the genomic stretch GGTATGGGGAGGGGTGACGATGGGCGCTCGAGATCTATTATTGTTCATCAAAGTTGATATCAGACATAGATCACTGAAAACGTAACTAAGAGTGATAAAGATACCTATTGAATTTGTAAATTGATAAAGTCACTGAAAACGTTATAAAAAATAAGATTAAAATTAACACACACACTCTATTGCAAGAATAACCTTATTAAAAAATAATAATTACGTAACCAAATATTATCTCATTTTTGTTTTTATTTTTTGACAAGTCCGGAGAAAGATCACCGGAAATAGCTAGAGCACGGTTTACAAACATTTATTAAACCCAAATAGCTACAAAAAAGCGAGCGTGCGACGTCGTTTGGCATTATTTTTTTGAACAGGATTTATCAGGTAATTGGAAAACCTCCGGTCCAGTCCTTCACCGTCGACGTTTCTCCAAATCTTGGCTGAAATAAAATCGAAGGCACCAAACTCTCTCTCTGAAAGAACTAGTGTTCTCGAAGCGAGAAGAAGAAGAAGAATGGAGGGGGAGGATGTGCCTCTGGACGACAAGGCGAAGAGAATGCGGGATCTGCTATCGAGCTTCTACTCTCCAGATCCTTCAATGTCGTCCCCAAACTCCAATTCGTCTTCCAAAAACGTCACTCTCGACGCCATCAACTCCACCTCCTTCGATCCCGATCAGTACATGAATCTTCTCGTAAGCTTCTCCCTCTTACTCTTCTTCTAGATTTCGCATATGTGGAGGATTAAGACTGGTTTTGTCGATAGATTGTTAAGTTCAGTTTTGAATGGAGATAGCCATAGTGTGTGCAGAGATAAGATATCAGGAGTAGAGAAATGAGATGTTTATGAGTAATGGTTTGAGGGATCTCTTATTAGTTAGTCGATTGTGTTGTTGAAGACGGTGTAGGAGTTTAAAATTGTTATGTATCAATTTGCAGGTTCATAAGTCAAACTTGGAAGGGCTTCTACAGAAGCATGTTGAAATGGCTGCTGAGATCAAGAATCTTGACACCGACTTACAGATGTTAGTTTATGAGAACTACAACAAGTTTATCAGCGCAACCGATACAATTAAACAGTATGTCCTTAAGTTCTTTTTACACGATGGACAATATACAACATCATTTGTTGTTTATCTATTTGTGTATAAAATCTATTATGAAATTTTGTGTGCGCAGTTCATTTCAGTGAATATGGGACTATTTTTTATCAGTGGTGTTGGTTAGGGTGACCAGTTTTTGACATTTTTCATAAGGACGTTTGTGCAATGTGTTTATTTCCTAACAGGATGAAAAGTAATATCGTGGGCATGGAGGCAAACATGGAGCAGCTGCTTGAGAAGGTATGCATTATCCTTTTCATTTCAAAGAAGTATGAACAAATGAGTTTAACATAGGTTACTTTTACCTGGGGAATTGTTGCAGATATTGTCTGTGCAATCTAGAAGTGATAGTGTCAACACTTCTCTTTTTGAAAGGAGAGAACGTATAGAGAAATTGCATCGTACCCGCAATCTTCTTCGTAAGCTTCAGGTCTGGAGGATTATATGTGATTGTATGATGCTTTGTTTGCCATTTAGTGTCTGTCTTTGTGGGAGTTAAACATATGTCTTTTATGTGGAAGTGCAGTTCATATATGATCTACCTGCTAGACTCACAAAGTGTATCAAATCAGAAGCATATGCTGATGCAGTCAAGTTCTATACTGGTGCAATGCCAATTTTTAAAGTAACTCTCTGCTATTATCATTTGAATGTCGGATCTCTTAGAATTTTATTTGCTTTCTGAAATCTTTCTTTTTTGGTGGGACTCTACTATTAGGCATATGGTGACTCCTCGTTTCAGGATTGTAAGCGAGCATCTGAAGAAGTTGTGGCCATAATTATAAAGAATTTGCAGGTTTTTATCTTTCTTTCCCTTGATACTAAAATTGCTGGTTTTTCTCTTGCTTTATGCCTATCCAGGAAGCATTAGGTATTAGTTATTTATTTTCTTGTTTCATGCATTTAAGAATTCCGATATGAAATGTCCTGATGATTGATGTCTTTGTCTTCCCTGGACATGTTTCCTTTTCATCCTCTTTTCTACTCCTTTTTTCCTTTCCTTTAATAGATGTCTTGTTTGTCATAAAATATTGTGTGGTAAGTTAAAGCTTCCATTTATCCGTTTCTTTTCATGGGTTCTTGATAAAATGGTGCTGCTTAGTTGGACACGTGGATGGTTCCTTAATATATTTATGCAGTTTATGTGTCTAGATGCTCAAATGTAGACCTGGATGTGCATTTGGAATGTGGTCTATACAATGTAGTATGAGTTGAGTAGTCTATTGGAAAATTCACTGAAGCAGTTGAGTATTACATTGGATATGGGATTAGCTTTGGGAGTGAGATATATACAACATCCTCCATGCGCGATATAACATTCAGGTGCTATCCTATGCAGTTGATATGTTTTTGAAAGGCCTCTGGCTGCTCCAAAGCTGGCCTTTAAAGCTAAAAAAGCTGCAGCTAATTGTCCTGTCCTCTCTTCCCAGTGGTAGGAATCACCATGATAGGAGGCTTGGGAGCTTCTTTACCGCATCAGTAACAAGGGGAAGAGAAGTGGAAGCATTACGTGGGTTGCATTTTCTTTTGGATAATTGTAGTATTCCAGTAAGATTCGTCTTGGGACGCCCTGAAAGAACCTCTTTGACTATGTGGCCTTGCTGTATTTTTGACCGATGTCTTCTTGCTTAGGAGAATGAGAAAAGTTTATGAATTAAGGGATATGTGTTCACTGCTGGCAAAGATATCAGTTGTCAACCTTGCCTGTATTTTTGGGCCTTATAGAGTACTAGTCTAGGGTAAAGTTTATCAAAGGATTGACGTTCAACAGATCTGACTTAGCACTATTCTGTACTGAGGACAGTTTTAGACATCTAGCTACATTGGCATACAGTCAATGTCTAAAATTTCAATTTTTGTGCTGAATAAATTGGTGACTGCAACTGTGTCTACTTGTCAGGAAATTATCTCACCAAGTGCCTGATTGTTCTTTGCAGGGAAAGCTTTTCTCAGATTCTGAATCCATCCAAGCAAGAGCTGAGGCTGCTGTGCTTCTCAAGCGACTGGATTTCCCAGTTTGTACTGCTACCTTTTTTTTTTAGTTTTATTTGTTTGCTTAAGTTCGTCCATTCAGATTATTCTCCCCTGTTTAACTATTTCTGGCTCCAAGTACATGTGCTGTTAATAGTAAGGGCTGTGTAGCTTTTTTGGTTTTGCTGTTGTTCTCTGTTGTGGATGTCTTTTCCACTTTTATTCTGATCAATACAACTTTTTCGTTTACAAAATAAAATAAAGTGAATCTGCTAGAACTTTGAAAAATCGAGTTATCATTTTTCTCTTACATTATAACTGAGTAAGTAATTTTAGTCCAAAGAAAATTCGAATACATTGCCAATGTTTTCCTGATATTTGATGCATTTAATGACAGATTGCATATGTGTTGGCAGGTTGATAGCTTAAAGGTGAAACTGCTTGAGAAGTTGGAACAGTCTGTTGCCGACCTGCAGCTTAACATTGAAGAGGTTGGTAATGCTTCAGTTGATTCAAATCACCCTTCTACTGATTCAACTCCTGCCACTGCTCATGAGGTGAGTATTTGGGTTCATAACCAGTTTTGTTTTCTTATCTTTGGCAAATAGTGTGTAACGACTTAAACCTAAAAGGAACCTATAAAAGCTCCCTACGAGCATCGAACACAAATCTTCAATTAACACGCACCATTGTGATAGTCTGTTTTCCTTTTTTCAATTTATAATTTAATTTTTAAGTTGGCTGTTGGCATCAGATGAACAAAAATGATATTGGCAATGTAGTTGGCTACTTCTCTGGAGACTATCCAAAATGACTGGTTGGTTCTGTCACATCTGTGTTCATATCTTAGTTTGAACTTTTAACTGAAGAAGTTTACTGCTGGAACATATATCGTAAAAGAATTTTTTTGCCTGGTTTCCGGAGACTACTTTAAGCCTTCAAAGGTCCTTAGCAGATATTAGTTAAATCTTGAAGTCGATGGTTCCATACATAGTTGTACTAAATGCTGCTATGCAACTTCAAAATGCATTGAGGTTTCTGTTTGATGCGCTTTGTGATTACTCCCTACTCATGTTGCATACTCTTTCCCCTACCTTAAAGTTGCACTTTCCGGAGACTACTTTAAAGCTTCAAAGATCCTGAGCAGAACTATTAGTCAAGTCTTGAAGTTGATGTTTCCATACATAGTTGTACTAAATGCTGCTATGCAACTTCAGTGCATTGAGCTGTTTGATGTGTTTTGTGATTACTGCTGACTGTTGCATACTTCATCCCCTACATTAAAATTGCACAACTGAACAGCTACCATCATTCAACTAAATTTAGGTCTCTGTTCGTGAGTTTGCGGAGGCTATTCGTGCTTATCGAGCAATATTTCCTGATTCAGATAACCAACTAAGCAAACTTGCACAAGACTTGGTTACCAGGTAAGGAGCACATGTTCTATAATTGAATATTTATACTCACTCATGGAACGTAATTTCTTTTTGTTTCCATAGGCACTTTGAAACCACTGAGCACTACATAAAGCAACAAGTTTGGTTGGCAGATCTACTAGCTGTAATTCATAAGTACTGTCGTAATTTCTTTTTGTTTCCATAGGCACTTTGAAACCACTGAGCACTACATAAAGCAACAAGTTTGGTCAGCAGATCTACTAGCTGTAATTCGTAAGTATTGTCTCTGTGCTTTGACAACATTTTTGAAATTAGTCTTCCTTTTCCTTAAAGCAATGGGAACTTTAAAATTAACTATTCAGCCTTCTTCTTATCTTTATATCTACTTTTGCCCCGTTGTCTCTGGAATTACCATTCATGAACTGTGCTTACTCCTCTTAAATCTCCAACCACTTTTTTGAAGAGTGAATAGTCAAAAGTTTATCGGCGTTGTCTGGTTGTAACTTAGAAGTCTCCAATGAGAATGCATTCACTTTTATTGTAGCATTTGTCATGAAATGCTTAACCAAAAGCTTGTCTTGGTGCAGGAATTATATGGAAAGATGTACTTCTGTTGGAAGATGTGCTACATGAGGCTGCTCTAACTGATTATTCTTTTGAGGTCTTCTTAAATATCATTTTCAAATTTTATTTTTATAATAGTATTTGCATAAAGTTCTTCCTACTATTTACAATAGGGGAGGCGAATTTGAATGTTAAAGAATGGTTTAAGTAGAAAGTTTAATCTGTACTGTTGCAGGCTGCCCAAGTTTCTGTCAAATTCTATGTTGCCAATAAATTTTCTCATCTCCAAAGTGAGATATCAGGTATTCATATGTTAATTGAGTATTTATACCTTTTAATCTTATTCTTCTTCTAAACTATTGTTTAACAAATTGGAGTCTAGTAAATTCTTTATTTTAGTCATTTATCCTATTACCAGACATTTTGTTCTGTAAGATGCTCAACTACCATCTCCTTTTTCAGAACTTTGGTACATATCAAGTTACAAATAGAATAATATTATTTATAGTCACAAAATTCATAAAAAAGAAGAGCTTGATAGATTGGGAATGATTTGCAATATTATTTGATCTCTACTCATTAACTCTCTCTCTCTCTCATTCTCTCTCCATCTCTCTCTCTATCTCTCATCCTGACAACTCGAAGGTCTTTAGTTGAAATTGTTTGAACTTTTTAAGTCCAAAGAAAAGTTCTTGAGTTGAAAATGTTAAACATTTCAGATGCTCTAAAAAAGGTCCAAATTAGACAAAAAAATAGCGGAGAAGATAATTCCTTACAAGTTGCTCTCGAGGGCGGAAAAAAGGCAGTTCTCCAAGGCAGCATGAATGTCTTACTGGTAAGTGGTAATATCTGAGATGTATGCAGTTTCTCGGTCTGCTACCAATTTAGTTATGCATGTGGAATTTAAGTTCATCTATCTCGTACATGTGCCTCACGTCACAGATGATGTAGGTAGTTTTTCAGATGTGTGTCATTCTAATCCACGCTTGTATACCTGTCTTGTGGAACGTGTGTAATTTGATCATTCTGTCATTCTAATTTCAGGACTTCCGTCAACTTCTGGATGATGATTTGGGACTGCTAGTTAAACTGAGAGACTTAATTATTGATTGGGTCCAAGAAGGGTTTCAGGAATTCTTCAGGGCACTTGATGGTCACTTCCTCTTGCTATCAGGCAGGCATAGTTTAGCCAGTCAAGATCAGGGTTTGACAGAGGGAATACTAGATGACAAAGTTCTGGCAGGGCTTGTCCTTGTGCTGGCCCAAATTTCGCTTTTCATAGAACAGAATGCCATCCCAAGAATCACTGAGGCAAGTAGATTACTTTACAATTACGCATTTTGTATTTAAAAAGTGTCAGTACTGTAGTTGTATATTTTTCCATATTCTAGGGTCCTGTGTTGAAGTTTCATCTTCTCATTTCAGGAAATAGGTGCTTCCTTTTCTGGTGGTGGTGTCAGACGCTATGAATATGGACCAGCCTTTGTTCCTGGGGAGATCTGTCGGATATTCCGATCAGCTGGTGAAAAGTTTCTGCACCTTGTATGAATTAAAAACTTGTCTGATTTCTAAATTTGTTAGGTTGTTCAATATTAGCTGAGCTACTATGATTAAATTAGATGTCTGATATATTAGTTATACAAACATTTGGTTAAATAATGTTTTGATCTGCTTCTTTTCAGTACATAAAAATGACAACTCAAAGGATATCAGTTCTCCAAAAGAGGAAGTTTACAGCAACAGTTTGGGTCAAGGTATGTTTTCCGTTTGGCACTATTCCACTAATGGGGAGGGAAGATGCTGGCATTAGTACCGGACTATAAAGAAATGAATAATGGTGCCTATCATTGTATACTTTAGTTTGCTCATTAAATTTGACATTTTCGCAGCACAAGGAACCACGAGAAGTTAGCATGTTTGTTGATTTATTTCTTCACGAGGTAAGTACGTGTTTGTGTCCTCTCCCCCATTGTATTCTCTGCGATGAAATAAAAGTAAACTTGAGGTGAAACTATGTACTTCCCATTAGGAAATTTCATTTCATAACTTATCTCCTTGTCTAATGTGCTAGTTGGAAGGAATAGGGAGAGAGGTTAAGCAGATTTTACCTGAAGGCCTCCGCAGACATCGTAGGGCTGACAGCACTGGGAGCACTACCTCATCACGGAGTAATCCATTACGTGAGGAGAAATTGAGTCGGTCAAATACACAAAGGGCAAGGAGCCAGCTACTGGAAACCCATCTAGCAAAGTTGTTCAAGCAAAAAGTTGAAATTTTTACAAAAGTGGAGTTTACACAGGTAATTTGGTAGTTGTTGTTGGATTCAGTACTGATACTGGTACAGGAGTGTGAACTAAAGGTGCTTGCGAATTGCAGGGTTCAGTTTTAACAACAGTGGTAAAACTTGGTCTTAAAAGCTTGCAAGAATTTGTCAGACTCCAAACTTTTAGTCGAAGTGGATTCCAGCAAGTTCAGTTGGACATTCAGTTTATGAGGACTCCTTTAAAGGAAATGGCTGAAGATGAAGCTGCCATTGACTTTTTACTGGATGAGGTATAAGAAAAGTATCTGGTCTACATGCTGAACATTTAAACTTCAAGCTCTTTTGAAATGGTTCTATATCTCAAATTTTAGAACTTGCTTTTAAAGTCTTTGAAATTTGGTAGACCTAATTTCTGTGGATTCTTTTGCTGATAGGTGGTTGTTGCAACTGCGGAGCGTTGTCTTGACCCAACTCCATTAGAGCCCCCCATCTTGGACAGACTTATACAAGCAAAGTTGGCAAAAACCAGGGAACAGAATCCACTTTCTCCATGATACTGAAAGGTGCAGAGACATTTGTGACCTTTCATCCTCTATTGCTCATGCCGTGTTTTATCCTACAAAGCTTACCTTATGTTTTCGGTTTGATGCTTCAGTTCCAGGTTTTGGCTGAAATTGTGTTAAAGAAAGCCCCCTGGTGTGTTTCAAGCTGCAGTTGGAAGTGCTAGGAGTCTTCCAGACCCCGGGCCCGGGAGATACAAGTTTTCTTGTAGAGGTTTTGTAAAATGACGGTAAACTCTAATTTTGGCTTCTTGCTGCCCATATTGTGCAAGTTAGGTGACAATATTTAAAATTAGATGATCAAGGAGAATGCAAATTAAAGTTTGATCATATGACATCTCAAATTAACAGGTGTTGCCTAAAATGAGTAACATCATCAGGTGTGGAAGAAAAAGAAACAAAGAAGTACTAAAACAGATGAATATATGACCTCCCTTTTTTTATTTTGTCTGGCAATTTCTTGTAGTGCATGTAATAGCTCATATCAGTTTTAATTGAGAGAAACAAAACCCTATCGACTATCAAGGAGAGGCTGATCCTTGGTTAATGCTTTCCAGTCAACTTGTCGCAACTTGTTGAACCTCTCATCCAATGTGACGAACTCAGTTTGAGTTAAAACACCATCTTTTCCAGCTTTGTGCAGTAAAAGCACGCCGTATCTGGACCGTGAAACTTTCCGGTTAACAGCACTTCGAGGGGCATGAAGAGTGATTTTCCCTTCCGCTTAAGTTTGTTGCCAAAGCTCTTAACCCAGTTCTTCCAACCAGCTTGGCCTTCTTCAAGTGCAGCAATGAGTTCACCGTTGTCATAAGCAGCTACGAAACTGGCGCAAAACACAGATAGGTTGTCATCTAAGAGAGGTTTGGCCTCAGGACTGATTAAAGTGGCCTGTAACGGATACGACAGCAAGTCTGAGAGTGTTCTTTATCTGCTTCTGGTACCAAACAAATCCTATCCTTATGAAGCTCAACTGCATCTTCTACAAATGAACCATCTGATTCTGTAAGGATACCAGTACTTCTCCATAGCTCACCAATACGCTTTCTCAACTCCTCTCCTCCTGGTGGAAGTGCTCGTCACTCATCAGTGTTGACTGTTAACCATTCACCCACCTCGACTTGGTAATGTCGAAAATGGCACCACTTTTGTTTACCCGACCGAGTGTAC encodes the following:
- the LOC101299302 gene encoding vacuolar protein sorting-associated protein 51 homolog; translation: MEGEDVPLDDKAKRMRDLLSSFYSPDPSMSSPNSNSSSKNVTLDAINSTSFDPDQYMNLLVHKSNLEGLLQKHVEMAAEIKNLDTDLQMLVYENYNKFISATDTIKQMKSNIVGMEANMEQLLEKILSVQSRSDSVNTSLFERRERIEKLHRTRNLLRKLQFIYDLPARLTKCIKSEAYADAVKFYTGAMPIFKAYGDSSFQDCKRASEEVVAIIIKNLQGKLFSDSESIQARAEAAVLLKRLDFPVDSLKVKLLEKLEQSVADLQLNIEEVGNASVDSNHPSTDSTPATAHEVSVREFAEAIRAYRAIFPDSDNQLSKLAQDLVTRHFETTEHYIKQQVWSADLLAVIRIIWKDVLLLEDVLHEAALTDYSFEAAQVSVKFYVANKFSHLQSEISDALKKVQIRQKNSGEDNSLQVALEGGKKAVLQGSMNVLLDFRQLLDDDLGLLVKLRDLIIDWVQEGFQEFFRALDGHFLLLSGRHSLASQDQGLTEGILDDKVLAGLVLVLAQISLFIEQNAIPRITEEIGASFSGGGVRRYEYGPAFVPGEICRIFRSAGEKFLHLYIKMTTQRISVLQKRKFTATVWVKHKEPREVSMFVDLFLHELEGIGREVKQILPEGLRRHRRADSTGSTTSSRSNPLREEKLSRSNTQRARSQLLETHLAKLFKQKVEIFTKVEFTQGSVLTTVVKLGLKSLQEFVRLQTFSRSGFQQVQLDIQFMRTPLKEMAEDEAAIDFLLDEVVVATAERCLDPTPLEPPILDRLIQAKLAKTREQNPLSP